Proteins from a genomic interval of Candidatus Acidulodesulfobacterium ferriphilum:
- a CDS encoding biopolymer transporter ExbD yields the protein MKLFKEQETKRARIELIPMIDTMFFLLVFFIFVTLSMVHQKGLNVKLPNSSQGSAVKLHNFVVTLKEDGSVFLNKERTSLQSLPALLKQKVTNKKDLIIINGDKKIYLKRVIKTIDIIKKDGFLRVSIAVNPVK from the coding sequence ATGAAGCTTTTTAAAGAACAGGAAACTAAAAGAGCAAGAATCGAATTAATACCGATGATTGATACGATGTTTTTTCTTCTTGTATTTTTTATATTCGTAACTCTTTCGATGGTTCATCAAAAGGGGCTAAATGTTAAACTTCCGAATTCATCCCAGGGTTCTGCCGTAAAATTACACAATTTTGTGGTTACGCTCAAGGAAGACGGCTCGGTTTTTCTTAATAAAGAAAGGACAAGCCTTCAGAGTCTTCCGGCATTATTAAAGCAAAAGGTTACAAATAAAAAAGATCTCATAATTATTAACGGAGATAAAAAAATTTACTTAAAAAGGGTCATTAAAACAATAGATATTATAAAAAAGGATGGATTTTTAAGGGTTTCTATCGCCGTAAACCCCGTGAAATAA
- a CDS encoding MotA/TolQ/ExbB proton channel family protein encodes MVMNIFHSLGVLFDGGPLMYVMLVLLLVAITVIIERFYFLHSVIKTGSSFTEEIKSILKSDNGLKKAKEYCNEHPGIYSSLLLVDFNNLCLTKEERDEVLTEEAMKHTREMERYMWVLDTLITMAPLLGLLGTIIGIMVSFNVISKTGVSHPTAITGGVALALLNTAAGLIIAVLCLGFFNYFQNKIISIKKQMEFVVLQFENFIKRNELKDNNSFSSNEKKKVQLV; translated from the coding sequence ATGGTAATGAATATATTTCACAGTTTAGGAGTATTATTTGACGGCGGTCCGCTTATGTATGTTATGCTTGTATTGCTTCTTGTCGCCATCACCGTTATTATCGAAAGATTTTATTTTTTGCATAGTGTTATTAAAACAGGCTCGTCTTTTACTGAAGAGATTAAAAGTATTTTAAAAAGCGATAACGGGCTTAAAAAGGCAAAAGAATATTGCAATGAACATCCCGGAATATATTCTTCCCTTCTCTTAGTCGATTTTAACAATCTGTGTTTAACTAAAGAGGAAAGGGATGAGGTCTTGACGGAAGAAGCTATGAAGCATACAAGAGAGATGGAAAGATATATGTGGGTTTTAGATACATTAATCACAATGGCACCCCTCTTAGGGCTCCTTGGAACTATAATCGGGATTATGGTTTCGTTTAATGTGATAAGTAAAACAGGGGTATCGCATCCGACGGCCATTACCGGCGGAGTTGCTTTAGCCCTTTTAAATACGGCGGCAGGCCTTATTATTGCAGTACTTTGTTTAGGATTTTTTAATTACTTCCAGAATAAAATTATTTCGATTAAAAAGCAAATGGAATTTGTGGTATTGCAATTTGAAAATTTTATCAAAAGAAATGAGTTGAAAGATAACAATAGTTTTAGCTCAAACGAAAAAAAGAAGGTGCAACTGGTTTAA
- a CDS encoding TonB family protein — MENIIKEFPDKNARLKYSFIIALILEIMFLLLFAEISLIAKHFMKPAAKVKPLLISVVSLPHKKKVIVPPKKIAVPVKKIKKVIYKKPVIKRVIKKVLIKKSIKPAPLKVHHVSVPMPAPVAPVAPIVKHTVVVHHAHKKIPASILDKYFGEIKAKVVRNLVYPYYARKEGMEGYVNVLFKILRNGDLVFEKIEKGSQYGTLNSSAIKTIKISAPFMPFPKGISINSLTFLIKIHFKLKRR, encoded by the coding sequence ATGGAAAATATTATAAAAGAATTTCCAGATAAAAATGCAAGATTAAAATATTCATTTATAATTGCTTTAATACTGGAAATAATGTTTTTGCTCCTTTTTGCCGAGATTTCTCTTATTGCCAAGCATTTTATGAAACCCGCCGCAAAGGTAAAGCCCTTACTCATCTCCGTCGTCAGTCTTCCGCATAAAAAAAAGGTTATAGTTCCGCCTAAAAAAATAGCGGTTCCTGTTAAAAAGATAAAAAAAGTAATATATAAGAAGCCTGTAATAAAAAGAGTTATTAAGAAAGTTTTGATTAAAAAATCCATAAAACCCGCTCCCCTTAAGGTTCATCATGTTTCCGTTCCTATGCCCGCTCCGGTAGCGCCCGTAGCTCCGATTGTTAAACATACTGTTGTCGTTCACCATGCGCATAAAAAAATACCGGCAAGCATACTAGATAAATATTTCGGCGAAATCAAGGCAAAGGTTGTAAGGAATTTAGTCTATCCGTATTATGCAAGAAAAGAAGGGATGGAGGGATATGTAAATGTATTGTTTAAGATTTTAAGAAATGGAGACCTGGTATTCGAAAAGATTGAAAAAGGTTCTCAATATGGGACTTTAAACTCATCTGCCATTAAAACCATAAAGATATCTGCGCCGTTTATGCCGTTTCCTAAGGGCATATCAATAAATTCGTTAACTTTTCTAATAAAAATACATTTTAAATTAAAACGAAGATAA
- a CDS encoding TonB-dependent receptor translates to MKLKVPDGKLRKIGLGIGLNRTEFKLILFIALSVFAAFYAPSKANAKVIVLKAEKKAKKVKRTPFTVSKIKKRAIEATKSPMNSFETILNQAPSIHASTSGPNNIRSRVELRGFGTGEVAQTFDGVPINNMFDGDSSNYMDVRNNVPFTLGDISGVGIYYGVNNPSIDSFDSLGGTINYEPLMPTSKFYAKIFGGYGSFATRTYGFALNTGKLWEGIRMYLKVSRDDANNWYDGSAYPNRLHSYYMSLIKPYNNNRSHISFIFMRNDDYANDPHLVPVPLLDQFGYSWGWPTSVENAQAYNQEYYAILGWKAYINRDLTFDNKSFYFNENMAKNLYVNPACHTSAASAGISTASCDIPSSIYINGVQPYSLSFGSGNWSLTPVPTATYNPDPQFLDGQNSATAIANGFTPGFAYGTDNHYKAVNVSQFGDIPSVTVRFPRNVLTLGGQFLFGRYHKIESFYGESYGPVAPFYNIADNEHGTENMDAVYAQDRVDIIPDKLFIEPGVKYQIVDMSVATNETWPSLYPYGGTVSDTFTEIEPTIGLSYNLLPNWNFYATYGRTMKAPNYTAYESVLTSYNGTNFTTSLSGIKPEYVTDYELGTRYRLDNLELSANVYKEDFSNTFGTYLNTATEVTYETNGGRSRYEGLQLEGQYDFNRHLNVFANYSLNTGKFTSTYSGPAGNVLPGENVPFIPRHLANIGVDENYYNIDARLWGTYTGEQFVEDINGNPTSAFHLGGYWLFNLNLSHYFNFKKMGILKEAGLKGMKLSLSIDNILNRQYLTGAIPGFVSTYPNSNAIYAEYLPGMPRFYYVTTSFKF, encoded by the coding sequence ATGAAATTGAAAGTTCCTGATGGTAAGTTAAGAAAGATTGGTTTGGGGATAGGGTTAAACAGGACTGAATTTAAACTAATCCTGTTTATTGCCCTGTCGGTATTTGCTGCATTTTATGCCCCGTCTAAGGCAAATGCCAAAGTAATCGTTTTAAAAGCCGAGAAAAAAGCTAAGAAAGTGAAAAGGACGCCTTTTACAGTATCGAAGATTAAAAAGAGGGCTATCGAGGCAACAAAATCGCCTATGAACTCCTTCGAGACGATATTAAATCAAGCGCCTTCCATACACGCAAGTACCAGCGGTCCTAATAATATCCGTTCGCGCGTCGAATTAAGGGGCTTTGGCACAGGCGAGGTTGCACAGACCTTTGACGGCGTGCCGATTAACAACATGTTTGACGGCGATTCTTCCAATTATATGGATGTTAGGAACAACGTTCCGTTTACGCTCGGCGATATTTCCGGGGTCGGGATTTATTACGGCGTGAATAATCCAAGTATTGATTCCTTTGACTCCCTTGGCGGCACGATAAACTATGAACCATTGATGCCGACCAGCAAATTTTACGCCAAGATATTCGGAGGCTACGGTTCTTTTGCCACAAGGACTTACGGTTTTGCTTTGAATACAGGCAAGCTCTGGGAAGGAATCAGAATGTATTTGAAGGTATCAAGAGACGACGCGAACAACTGGTATGACGGTTCAGCTTACCCCAACAGGCTCCATTCATATTATATGTCCCTTATTAAGCCGTATAATAACAACAGATCGCATATTTCGTTCATATTTATGAGAAATGACGATTACGCAAACGACCCGCACCTCGTTCCCGTACCGCTGCTTGATCAGTTCGGCTATAGCTGGGGATGGCCGACTTCCGTCGAAAATGCGCAGGCTTACAATCAGGAGTATTACGCCATACTTGGTTGGAAGGCTTATATAAACAGAGATCTTACCTTTGACAATAAGAGTTTTTACTTTAATGAAAATATGGCAAAAAATCTTTATGTAAACCCGGCATGCCATACAAGTGCCGCCAGCGCTGGAATCAGCACGGCGTCATGCGATATACCTTCGAGCATTTATATTAACGGCGTGCAGCCTTATTCTTTAAGTTTCGGAAGTGGAAACTGGTCGTTAACGCCTGTTCCCACCGCTACTTATAATCCAGACCCGCAGTTTCTTGACGGTCAAAATAGCGCTACGGCAATTGCAAACGGCTTTACTCCCGGATTTGCTTACGGAACAGATAACCATTATAAAGCCGTGAATGTAAGCCAGTTCGGCGATATTCCCTCGGTTACCGTTAGATTTCCGAGAAATGTGCTTACGCTCGGCGGACAATTCCTTTTCGGAAGATATCACAAAATAGAGTCGTTTTACGGAGAAAGTTACGGGCCTGTCGCGCCTTTTTACAATATTGCCGATAATGAACACGGTACGGAGAATATGGATGCGGTCTATGCGCAAGACAGGGTGGACATTATTCCCGATAAGTTATTTATCGAGCCTGGCGTTAAATATCAAATAGTGGATATGAGCGTTGCAACAAACGAAACATGGCCGTCCCTTTATCCGTACGGCGGGACGGTATCGGATACATTTACCGAAATAGAACCCACGATTGGTTTAAGCTATAATCTACTTCCAAACTGGAATTTTTACGCAACTTACGGAAGGACGATGAAAGCTCCAAATTATACCGCTTACGAATCCGTGCTGACTTCTTATAACGGAACTAACTTTACCACATCTTTAAGCGGAATAAAGCCCGAATATGTTACCGATTACGAACTTGGAACGAGGTACAGATTAGATAATCTCGAACTTTCGGCAAATGTGTATAAAGAAGACTTTTCCAATACATTCGGTACATATTTAAATACCGCAACGGAAGTTACCTATGAGACAAACGGCGGCAGGTCGCGGTATGAGGGTTTACAGCTTGAGGGACAATATGATTTTAACCGCCATCTGAATGTTTTTGCAAACTATTCGTTAAATACCGGAAAGTTTACTTCTACCTATTCAGGTCCGGCAGGAAATGTTTTACCGGGTGAAAATGTTCCGTTTATACCGAGGCATCTTGCAAATATCGGCGTTGACGAAAACTATTATAATATAGACGCAAGGTTGTGGGGGACATACACGGGCGAGCAGTTCGTAGAAGACATAAACGGAAATCCTACAAGCGCGTTCCACCTTGGCGGTTACTGGCTGTTTAATTTAAATCTTAGCCACTATTTCAACTTTAAAAAAATGGGCATATTAAAAGAAGCTGGCCTTAAAGGTATGAAACTCAGCCTATCCATTGACAATATTTTAAACAGACAGTATCTTACCGGCGCAATCCCTGGATTTGTCAGCACATACCCAAATTCAAACGCCATTTATGCCGAATATTTGCCCGGCATGCCCAGATTCTATTATGTGACGACATCATTTAAATTTTAA
- a CDS encoding TonB-dependent receptor has translation MKKRVYLFIVLPIFIQIISPLFSLPSAFASGNDASKKPVYLGEISSTYLKKILTEEEKELKKTDLKFTKEEIFKSTQSKLIVGKAELKATPPVGGATQALSIIPGVRSETYGPTGASRGSFSINGIQQGWGGLIGETDDGSIAVTFDGVPMGNPGSGLWSTALMPEMSLISGINVVYGPGNPANRWYNALGGTLGFIPLQPSLKPEGSLSFTYGSFNTKNVNFNIKTGMIGGYSAVLAGGITSSNSYRTGFGFYNQAADYAYYGKVVKVFSNGNIGLGAYIAHSQGYRPTFIPESPIYPGNGNQGVTVNGYYPDGNSVPGPYFSQQTTGYYSSLAFDVWNKLARNHMYLIYSPINLKVSKSVSFHNLVWYREGERLHYHQNDFSQGAGNLYEYNNPEDEVYGDRTYFDINAPHNLIKFGGWFLKSHYISRNAFYNPFGTYCTAQPSGLSEVTTITNPCAYRYSDFYQTFGSAFVQDTLHFFKRLKITPGLNFVTFKTNFYNNASQYYPEAVLLNPYGNDDTIQGHNGPQAPDASTYFEKLEPSLGVNYKLTKNTAIYGNYSDAYQNPHLGGGGGPFQQIGANALEPEKNQYYTAGFKVLVHHDNLLNNFVLNVNYYHEHFSNQLLSYTLADGTSIYASGASNYDGVNLTASDNPIDNLHLFTNINYEKAVYSTYITGGGNYNGDNVPYVPEETFNLGAYYNISINRITYSPKIWDIYTGKQYIMDDVTGAPSGQTIPSFNVLNASVSAKIPFGGRHAGLPKAAVIKLTVLNLLNRKYNEYEYITAGGYFGGNSAGSVLAYPGMPIAAYVTMTLKF, from the coding sequence ATGAAAAAAAGAGTTTACCTTTTTATTGTTTTACCAATTTTTATCCAGATTATTTCCCCCCTTTTTTCTTTGCCTTCCGCATTTGCTTCAGGCAATGACGCTTCTAAAAAGCCCGTTTATCTTGGCGAAATTTCATCTACTTACCTGAAAAAAATTCTTACCGAAGAAGAAAAAGAATTAAAAAAGACGGATTTAAAATTCACCAAAGAGGAAATTTTTAAATCGACCCAGAGCAAATTAATCGTGGGTAAGGCCGAACTTAAGGCAACACCCCCCGTCGGTGGCGCAACGCAAGCCTTATCCATAATACCCGGGGTTAGAAGTGAAACATACGGTCCGACAGGGGCGAGCAGAGGAAGTTTCAGCATCAACGGAATTCAACAGGGATGGGGCGGATTAATAGGAGAAACCGATGACGGGAGCATTGCGGTAACATTCGACGGCGTTCCGATGGGTAATCCCGGGTCAGGCTTATGGTCCACCGCTTTAATGCCGGAGATGTCGTTAATTTCTGGAATCAATGTCGTTTACGGTCCCGGAAATCCTGCAAATAGGTGGTATAATGCCCTCGGCGGAACATTGGGTTTTATCCCCTTACAGCCTTCGCTTAAGCCCGAAGGTTCTTTAAGTTTTACTTACGGCAGTTTTAATACTAAAAATGTAAATTTTAATATAAAAACAGGGATGATTGGCGGTTATTCCGCCGTTCTTGCCGGAGGTATTACAAGTTCAAACAGTTATAGAACAGGTTTTGGGTTTTATAACCAGGCTGCCGACTATGCGTATTACGGAAAAGTAGTTAAAGTATTTTCTAACGGAAACATTGGATTAGGCGCATACATTGCCCATTCGCAGGGCTACAGGCCGACTTTTATACCGGAAAGTCCGATATACCCCGGCAACGGAAATCAAGGAGTAACGGTTAACGGCTATTATCCAGATGGAAACAGCGTGCCGGGACCATATTTCTCACAGCAAACAACCGGCTATTACAGCTCCTTAGCCTTTGATGTATGGAATAAGCTTGCCAGGAATCATATGTATTTAATTTATTCGCCGATTAATCTCAAGGTTTCAAAATCTGTTTCATTTCATAATTTAGTTTGGTACAGGGAAGGGGAAAGGCTCCATTACCACCAAAACGATTTTTCGCAAGGCGCCGGAAATTTGTATGAATATAATAATCCCGAAGACGAAGTTTACGGGGATAGGACATATTTTGATATAAACGCTCCTCATAACCTGATTAAATTCGGCGGCTGGTTTCTAAAAAGTCATTATATATCGAGAAACGCGTTTTATAATCCTTTCGGAACATATTGCACTGCCCAGCCGAGCGGCCTAAGTGAAGTTACAACCATTACAAATCCTTGCGCTTATAGATACAGCGATTTTTATCAAACCTTTGGGTCCGCATTCGTTCAGGATACGCTTCATTTTTTTAAAAGGTTAAAGATAACTCCGGGCTTGAACTTTGTTACCTTTAAAACAAACTTTTATAATAATGCTTCGCAATATTATCCTGAAGCGGTTCTGTTAAATCCTTACGGTAATGACGATACAATACAGGGACACAACGGACCTCAAGCGCCTGACGCTTCGACTTATTTTGAAAAACTTGAACCTTCGCTGGGCGTTAATTATAAATTAACTAAAAATACAGCTATTTACGGAAATTACTCGGACGCCTATCAAAATCCTCATTTAGGCGGAGGCGGAGGACCCTTTCAGCAGATAGGCGCTAATGCCTTGGAACCTGAAAAAAATCAATATTACACAGCAGGTTTTAAGGTTTTGGTTCATCACGATAATTTATTAAACAATTTTGTTCTAAATGTTAATTATTATCATGAGCATTTCTCAAACCAGCTGTTGTCCTACACCCTGGCTGACGGGACATCTATTTACGCATCCGGCGCCTCCAATTATGACGGCGTGAACCTAACGGCATCCGACAATCCCATAGATAATCTTCATCTTTTCACAAATATAAACTATGAAAAAGCAGTGTATTCTACATACATTACAGGCGGGGGTAATTATAACGGAGATAATGTTCCGTATGTGCCGGAAGAGACATTTAATTTAGGCGCGTATTATAACATCTCAATCAACCGTATTACCTATTCCCCAAAAATATGGGATATATACACGGGTAAACAGTATATTATGGATGATGTTACGGGGGCGCCGTCGGGTCAAACGATTCCAAGCTTTAATGTTTTAAATGCTTCGGTAAGCGCCAAAATCCCGTTTGGCGGCAGGCATGCCGGCTTGCCGAAAGCGGCGGTTATTAAGCTCACGGTTTTAAACCTGTTAAACCGTAAATATAACGAATATGAGTATATCACTGCCGGCGGCTACTTCGGAGGAAATAGCGCAGGGTCGGTTTTAGCATACCCCGGAATGCCGATAGCGGCTTATGTAACGATGACATTAAAGTTTTAA
- a CDS encoding Uma2 family endonuclease, with the protein MPRSSLLEKFEETYPIGLPKKYTAKDYFKLPEGSPYQLIEGELIMTPSPFTEHQAISRNLGMIIANHVKKNKLGYVYYAPIDVYLDNRNAYQPDIIFISNKNRDIIKKTGIDGSPDLVVEILSQSNAYYDKKVKKEVYERSGVTEYIIIDPKAKNINILRRTTGDSKKFDEILSVKYKDKAIPDIKTLDLKINLGDIFTEI; encoded by the coding sequence ATGCCGCGTTCATCCTTATTAGAAAAATTCGAAGAAACATATCCTATAGGTTTGCCCAAAAAATACACCGCAAAGGACTATTTCAAGCTTCCCGAAGGAAGCCCCTATCAATTAATCGAAGGAGAACTGATAATGACGCCGTCCCCGTTTACGGAGCATCAAGCCATATCAAGAAATTTAGGAATGATAATAGCTAATCATGTTAAGAAAAATAAATTAGGTTATGTTTACTATGCCCCCATAGATGTCTATCTCGATAACAGAAATGCTTACCAGCCCGACATAATATTCATCTCGAATAAAAATAGGGATATAATCAAAAAAACCGGCATAGATGGAAGCCCCGATCTTGTTGTCGAAATACTCTCCCAATCAAACGCATATTACGATAAAAAAGTTAAAAAAGAGGTCTATGAAAGAAGCGGGGTTACAGAGTATATAATCATAGACCCAAAGGCGAAAAACATAAACATACTTCGAAGAACGACGGGGGATTCCAAGAAATTCGACGAAATCTTATCGGTTAAATATAAAGATAAGGCTATACCTGATATTAAAACATTAGACTTAAAAATAAATTTAGGGGATATATTTACGGAAATTTAA
- a CDS encoding YncE family protein, translating to MNIGRLYFLFILLIDFFIIFIFISPSFATKITDNNTIVAVKKRGLFNDKNILSPIRVYLKNLRIVEHTLPTGRKITPFGLINGTPNFATNVAVWHNLVAVLANGATFYQSVTVYNKHTLSKIAQYRAYKERRLKKFKHPNFVVYNPKQAKSASINKTMARFSYARNKNQDLFQGLAFAPNGIIYAAGGGVNDIVALKLIKNKLIVVKKYALKYQPFPKNQYPYQYQGHQFKKPYLFYPDFIAVSKNGKYLYTSGLLSNSVARIDLITGKTAYVNAGPYPFALSLSDNDKRLVVSDWGTNGVTVINPITMKKSGFVYTGKRLTKDSYGAGVHPTAITDIKGTPYVLIADSNNDYIYEINSKTLKVVKVINDAPYNNAPPGSYPDGIAFKDNKIYVANAGNNDIAIYNLKSGKRTGLIPAAWYPTAVASSKNSIYIVNAKGLGSGPNIYYQWIGDFMDGVVQKVNLNYAFKHIKYLTYRSLKNNGFLLSQRLTLEAQNSKIAKFLRSHIKYVVFILRENKTFDEDFGDYKRAGAWADPHLDLYNKKELPNAYKLADNYALFVNFMADGEVTAQGHEWTTGASDSDFVQRTWPEYYSGRGLVGNPG from the coding sequence ATGAACATAGGGAGATTATATTTCTTATTTATCTTATTAATAGATTTTTTTATTATTTTCATTTTTATAAGTCCTTCTTTTGCAACCAAGATAACCGATAATAATACGATTGTTGCCGTTAAGAAAAGAGGTTTATTTAATGATAAGAATATATTAAGCCCTATCAGGGTTTATTTGAAAAACTTGAGAATTGTGGAACATACCCTTCCGACCGGCAGAAAAATAACCCCTTTCGGTCTTATAAACGGCACGCCTAATTTTGCGACGAATGTTGCCGTATGGCATAATCTTGTAGCCGTTTTGGCAAACGGTGCTACGTTTTATCAGAGCGTAACGGTTTATAATAAGCATACGCTTAGTAAAATCGCTCAGTACAGGGCTTATAAGGAAAGAAGGCTAAAAAAGTTTAAACACCCTAACTTTGTTGTATATAATCCCAAACAGGCTAAAAGCGCAAGCATAAATAAAACAATGGCGCGGTTTTCATATGCAAGGAATAAAAATCAGGACCTCTTTCAGGGGCTTGCCTTTGCGCCAAACGGCATTATTTATGCCGCAGGCGGCGGAGTCAACGATATTGTCGCTTTAAAACTTATAAAAAATAAACTTATCGTCGTTAAAAAATACGCTTTAAAATACCAACCGTTTCCGAAAAACCAATATCCTTATCAGTACCAGGGCCATCAATTTAAAAAACCTTATCTTTTTTATCCCGATTTTATTGCCGTCTCTAAAAACGGAAAATATTTATATACTTCAGGCCTTTTATCTAACTCTGTTGCAAGGATTGATTTGATTACGGGAAAAACCGCTTATGTAAATGCGGGACCTTACCCATTTGCCTTAAGCCTTTCGGATAACGATAAAAGGCTTGTCGTAAGCGATTGGGGAACAAACGGCGTTACGGTTATAAATCCAATTACAATGAAAAAGTCAGGGTTTGTTTATACGGGTAAAAGATTAACGAAAGACAGCTATGGCGCAGGCGTTCATCCTACAGCCATTACCGATATTAAAGGCACCCCTTATGTTTTAATTGCGGATTCCAATAACGATTATATTTATGAAATTAACTCAAAAACCTTAAAGGTTGTTAAGGTAATTAACGATGCCCCTTATAATAATGCTCCTCCCGGGAGTTATCCTGACGGCATTGCCTTTAAGGATAATAAAATATATGTCGCAAATGCAGGAAATAACGATATTGCAATTTATAATCTGAAAAGCGGAAAAAGAACGGGGCTTATCCCTGCTGCATGGTATCCAACCGCCGTTGCATCATCTAAAAATTCTATATATATTGTCAATGCCAAGGGTTTAGGCAGCGGTCCCAACATTTATTACCAGTGGATTGGGGATTTTATGGACGGCGTTGTGCAAAAGGTAAACCTTAATTATGCTTTTAAACATATTAAATATTTAACATACAGGTCTTTAAAGAATAACGGTTTTTTATTGTCCCAAAGGTTAACATTGGAGGCTCAAAATAGTAAGATAGCCAAATTTTTAAGATCGCATATAAAATATGTCGTATTTATTTTAAGGGAAAACAAAACATTCGACGAGGACTTTGGCGATTATAAAAGGGCAGGCGCATGGGCAGACCCGCATCTTGATTTATATAATAAAAAAGAGCTTCCGAACGCTTATAAGCTGGCTGATAATTATGCGCTATTCGTAAACTTTATGGCTGACGGCGAGGTTACGGCGCAGGGGCATGAGTGGACGACGGGAGCATCGGATTCGGATTTTGTTCAAAGGACATGGCCGGAATACTATTCCGGCAGGGGGCTCGTCGGAAATCCTGGATGA